CGGAGCCGGCTGCTGCCGAGCCCTTGCCGGCAGCGCCCCAGCCGTTGATCGCGTTCAGCGCGGCCGACCTCACCGTCTCCCTCGGCATCCCGCCGACCACCTCGGAGCAGGCCGTCGCGCTCACCAGCAAGGACGCGCTGCAGACGTTTGCGCAGACGCTGCCCGAGTGGCAGGGCCTCGCGCTGCTGCTGCTGGCCGACGGGGAGTCGATCTCGCAGATCCAGCAGGAGCTGGAGATCATGAACCGTCCGATGAGCCACGAGGAGGCCGCCACCCGGTTCGTCGAGCCGGAACCGGTGAGCGACCAGGAGCTCCTCGACAGCTTCGACCACCCCAGCGCCCAGATGGGGTTCGCCAAGCTTGCCGGCGCCGATGAACTCCGCCGGGTCATCACCGGCGGCGACTTCTCCGCCTGGCGCGTGTTTCTCCACCCGCAGCAGCGCACGTGGGTGCGGGGCAATTGGAAGGGCCCCTACCGGATCTCCGGCGGCGCCGGGACCGGCAAGACGGTCGTCGTGCTCCACCGGGCGCGGCGGCTCGCGGTCGAGGACCCGGGCGCGCCCATCGTCGTCACGACCTTCACCACCAACCTGGCCGCAGAGCTGTCGCGGAGTCTCGAGCGGCTCGACCCGGACCTCCGCTTCGCCGACGCCCTCGGCGCGCCCGGGCTGCACGTCAAGGGGATCGACGCGCTCGCGCGGGCGGTGGTGCAGTCGGCTGGGGCCGACGTGAGCGAGGCCGTCGCGACCGTGCTGGGCGTGGGGCGCACCGACATCGGGGGCCGGACCGACACCGACGCCGCCTGGCGCCAGGCCGTGCTGCGCGCCGGGGAGGACCTGGACGAGAAGCTCCGCAAGCCGGCGTTCCTGGCCGCGGAGTACGAGATGGTGATCCTGCCGCACCGCATCACGCAGCTGGCCGACTACCTCAAGGTGGCGCGGGCGGGTCGCGGGGTGCGGCTGTCGCGGGCGGGGCGCAAGGCCGTGTGGGCCGTCGTCGAGGCCTACCGCGGCGCCGCCCGCGAGGCCGGGACGCTCGACTTCGCAGAGGCCGCCTCCATCGCCGCCGCACACCTCGAGGCGACGGGGGACCGGCCCGCCCGGCACGTCCTCGTCGACGAGGGGCAGGACTTCAAGCCGTGCCACTGGCAGCTGGTCCGGGCGCTGGCTCCCGAGGCGCCCAACGACATCTTCATCGCCGAGGACGCCCACCAGCGCATCTACGGGCAGAAGCTGATGCTCTCGGCGTACGGAATCCGTACCCAGGGGCGGTCGCGGGGGCTGAAGCTCAACTACCGCACCACGGCGCAGAACCTGGCGTGGGCCGTCGGGGTGCTGACGGGGC
The DNA window shown above is from Tessaracoccus defluvii and carries:
- a CDS encoding UvrD-helicase domain-containing protein — its product is MPESVIIYPKQDKLLDSSIKQKAYSFLEKLAQDDSAPGLHIEPVNNAADARARTGRVDQQYRALLFKLTTPTSTAYVVHGIYNHDDAYTVAAKVKLTINPINGLPEYSETAAPDPVLTWAEPAAAEPLPAAPQPLIAFSAADLTVSLGIPPTTSEQAVALTSKDALQTFAQTLPEWQGLALLLLADGESISQIQQELEIMNRPMSHEEAATRFVEPEPVSDQELLDSFDHPSAQMGFAKLAGADELRRVITGGDFSAWRVFLHPQQRTWVRGNWKGPYRISGGAGTGKTVVVLHRARRLAVEDPGAPIVVTTFTTNLAAELSRSLERLDPDLRFADALGAPGLHVKGIDALARAVVQSAGADVSEAVATVLGVGRTDIGGRTDTDAAWRQAVLRAGEDLDEKLRKPAFLAAEYEMVILPHRITQLADYLKVARAGRGVRLSRAGRKAVWAVVEAYRGAAREAGTLDFAEAASIAAAHLEATGDRPARHVLVDEGQDFKPCHWQLVRALAPEAPNDIFIAEDAHQRIYGQKLMLSAYGIRTQGRSRGLKLNYRTTAQNLAWAVGVLTGQEVIDSDGEAETMAGYLSARTGPKPEVRSFPTLTAELDFAADLVGSWVGSGDVAPETVAVLVRDRVTRDRVVAGLGERGVEVRALEAGTVKPGYPVALTMHRAKGTEFARVLLFGLSKDSMPMGLKAYDYDDEELSEAQLRERSLLYVAASRARDELVVTYSGTPSSLLPASQ